In Fusobacterium nucleatum, the genomic stretch CTCCCTCATGAAAAGGATGACATTTTAGTATTCTTTTTATACCTAAATATGTCCCTTTAACAGCTCCATATTCTTTTATAGCTTCTAAGGTGTACTGTGAACAAGTAGGATAAAATCTGCATTTTGCTGGAAACATTGGAGAAATAAATTTTTGATAAAATCTAAT encodes the following:
- the yidD gene encoding membrane protein insertion efficiency factor YidD — its product is MKKLLILLIRFYQKFISPMFPAKCRFYPTCSQYTLEAIKEYGAVKGTYLGIKRILKCHPFHEGGYDPVPKKENKNLEGKKEE